In the Alligator mississippiensis isolate rAllMis1 chromosome 7, rAllMis1, whole genome shotgun sequence genome, one interval contains:
- the LOC106737890 gene encoding uncharacterized protein LOC106737890, with amino-acid sequence MPLRRPMTGRKKQETQRSRLLARPDYQRRLRIYARAQLHLMHQVSAIALSISNMIQQLGILYLATQRTQCPTLSLGSASSGQVADEEKAILDAAEAGVLWHHLQTVDRQLWAHTSSTDWWERIVLSTWEDKQWLETFRMSRATFMHIVTKLSPYITRQNTVMRRPLSPEKRVAIAVLRLATPTSLRLISNQFGVGMATAGVAVREVCRLLHNVMANSFICLENPQEVIDGFCSMGFPNCVGALGSTHIPVRAQGSQTNVNRKGPASIILQAVVDHHGRFTNIFTEWEGSVRDAEVLQSSPLPDLMESGKYAPEIPEVDIRGIVTSPVLIADPAYPLLPWLMKPYGGELDHRQEQFNDCLNKCRATLEGAFERLRARWQALSVPLEMDKENIKRVIVAACVLHNMCESRGEVFSESWTEEVRRSEKNPQRKVAQGKESEVCDSPCIEEGPEDEDASRIRDALADHLLATLHNEEGE; translated from the coding sequence ATGCCCTTGCGCAGACCGATGACCGGCAGGAAGAAGCAGGAGACACAGAGGAGCCGGCTACTTGCCCGGCCTGATTATCAGCGAAGGCTGAGGATCTATGCTCGTGCCCAGCTGCACCTGATGCATCAAGTCTCCGCCATTGCGCTGTCCATCAGTAACATGATCCAGCAGCTGGGCATCCTTTACCTAGCCACGCAACgcacccagtgccccacactctcCCTGGGCTCTGCATCCAGCGGGCAGGTGGCCGACGAGGAAAAAGCCATCCTGGATGCCGCGGAAGCTGGGGTGCTCTGGCATCACCTTCAGACCGTCGACCGACAATTATGGGCACACACCAGCAGCACCGACTGGTGGGAGCGGATAGTCCTTTCCACCTGGGAAGACAAACAGTGGCTGGAAACCTTTCGCATGAGCCGAGCCACGTTCATGCACATTGTCACCAAGCTGTCCCCGTACATCACGCGGCAGAACACGGTCATGCGGCGGCCCCTCAGTCCGGAGAAGAGGGTGGCCATCGCTGTCTTAAGGCTGGCCACCCCGACCAGCCTCCGTTtaatctcaaaccagtttggcGTGGGAATGGCTACGGCCGGAGTGGCCGTCCGGGAAGTCTGCCGGCTCCTTCACAACGTAATGGCGAACAGCTTCATCTGCCTGGAGAACCCGCAGGAGGTGATCGATGGCTTTTGCAGCATGGGCTTTCCCAACTGTGTGGGAGCACTGGGCAGCACCCACATTCCTGTGCGGGCCCAGGGCAGTCAGACAAACGTAAACCGCAAGGGCCCTGCCTCCATCATCCTCCAGGCCGTCGTTGACCATCACGGCAGATTCACGAACATTTTCACCGAGTGGGAGGGGAGCGTCCGTGATGCCGAAGTGCTTCAGAGCTCTCCCCTCCCCGACTTGATGGAGAGCGGAAAGTATGCTCCCGAGATACCCGAAGTGGACATCCGCGGCATTGTGACCTCCCCCGTCTTAATTGCTGACCCAGCTTACCCGCTTCTGCCCTGGCTGATGAAGCCCTACGGGGGCGAACTGGACCATCGTCAGGAGCAGTTTAATGACTGCCTCAACAAGTGCCGCGCAACACTAGAGGGTGCCTTTGAGCGCCTCAGGGCGCGCTGGCAAGCTCTGAGCGTGCCCCTAGAGATGGACAAGGAGAACATTAAAAGAGTGATTGTGGCAGCATGTGTGCTGCACAACATGTGCGAGAGCAGGGGGGAAGTATTTAGTGAATCCTGGACCGAGGAGGTACGGCGGAGCGAGAAAAACCCTCAGCGCAAAGTCGCGCAGGGAAAGGAGAGTGAAGTGTGTGATAGCCCCTGCATCGAGGAAGGCCCTGAGGATGAAGATGCTAGCCGCATTCGTGATGCTCTGGCCGACCACCTCCTCGCTACCTTGCACAATGAGGAGGGGGAGTAG